A single Terriglobales bacterium DNA region contains:
- the nadB gene encoding L-aspartate oxidase yields the protein MKSVPSETDFVVVGAGIAGVRAAIELAAAGRVLVLAKQELTESATQYAQGGIAVALSDEDEISLHLQDTLDAGDGLCNPAAARVLVEEGPDRIQELLAWGTEFDRNGTRLTFTREAAHSRSRVLHAHGDSTGREIGRALHAKARTLRNISFCEFEFSMDLCLEDGRVAGVSLLGARGEVHAVRARAVLLATGGLGQVYRETTNPGVATGDGVAMAFRAGAEITDMEFVQFHPTALYLKKAPRFLLSEALRGEGAYLRNAETLRFMPKYHEMAELAPRDVVARAIAHELEVCRLPDPVVYLDLTHLDAAHVQARFPRIYATCMKYNVDITTDLIPVRPAAHYAMGGVRTDLDGRTSLPGLYAAGEAACTGVHGANRLASNSLLEGLVYGARAGLAMREEQGKATSTKARKPAASAKSAAAKAVARVASNPGHDPAEAEGLIHSVQLLMWKNVGIVRDGRKLREAVSELEEWRDRLPPRTSRRACEAVNLYQVAELIARSALAREESRGAHYRTDFPLHNDARFRKHSVLSKSGIRFE from the coding sequence ATGAAGTCGGTCCCATCGGAAACCGATTTCGTGGTCGTGGGCGCCGGGATCGCCGGGGTGCGCGCCGCCATCGAGCTGGCCGCGGCGGGCCGCGTGCTGGTGCTGGCCAAGCAGGAGCTCACCGAATCGGCCACGCAGTACGCGCAGGGCGGAATCGCCGTGGCGCTCAGCGACGAGGACGAAATCAGCCTGCACCTGCAGGACACGCTCGACGCCGGCGACGGCTTGTGCAACCCGGCCGCCGCCCGCGTTCTGGTGGAGGAAGGCCCCGACCGCATCCAGGAATTGCTTGCCTGGGGCACGGAGTTCGACCGCAACGGCACCAGGCTCACCTTCACGCGCGAAGCAGCCCACAGCCGCTCCCGCGTCCTGCACGCCCACGGCGATTCCACTGGGCGCGAGATCGGCCGGGCCTTGCACGCCAAGGCGCGCACGTTGCGCAACATTTCATTCTGCGAATTCGAGTTCAGCATGGACCTGTGTCTGGAGGACGGGCGGGTCGCAGGCGTCTCCCTGCTCGGCGCCAGGGGCGAGGTTCATGCCGTGCGCGCTCGCGCTGTGCTGCTGGCCACGGGAGGACTGGGACAGGTCTATCGCGAAACCACCAATCCCGGAGTCGCCACCGGCGACGGCGTGGCCATGGCTTTCCGCGCGGGCGCGGAAATCACCGACATGGAGTTCGTGCAGTTCCACCCCACGGCGCTCTATCTGAAGAAGGCGCCCCGATTCCTGCTCTCGGAAGCCCTGCGCGGCGAGGGCGCGTACCTGCGCAACGCCGAAACCCTTCGCTTCATGCCCAAGTATCACGAGATGGCGGAGCTGGCGCCGCGCGACGTGGTCGCCCGCGCCATCGCCCACGAACTCGAGGTCTGCCGGCTCCCCGACCCCGTCGTCTACCTGGACCTGACGCACCTGGACGCGGCGCACGTGCAGGCCCGCTTCCCGCGCATCTACGCCACCTGCATGAAGTACAACGTGGATATCACCACCGACCTGATCCCGGTTCGCCCAGCCGCGCACTATGCCATGGGCGGTGTGCGCACCGATCTGGACGGACGCACCAGCCTGCCCGGCCTGTACGCCGCCGGCGAAGCGGCCTGTACCGGCGTCCACGGCGCCAATCGCCTGGCCAGCAACTCGCTGCTGGAGGGGCTGGTCTACGGCGCGCGGGCCGGACTCGCCATGCGCGAGGAACAAGGCAAGGCGACAAGCACGAAGGCCCGGAAACCGGCCGCTTCCGCGAAATCAGCAGCGGCAAAGGCCGTCGCCAGGGTCGCCTCCAACCCCGGCCACGATCCTGCCGAAGCTGAAGGCCTCATCCACAGCGTTCAACTGCTGATGTGGAAGAACGTGGGCATCGTCCGCGACGGCCGCAAACTGCGCGAGGCGGTCAGCGAGCTGGAGGAGTGGCGGGACCGCCTGCCTCCGCGTACCTCACGCCGGGCGTGCGAAGCCGTGAATCTCTACCAGGTGGCAGAGCTGATCGCCCGTTCCGCCCTGGCCCGCGAGGAAAGCCGCGGCGCCCACTACCGCACCGACTTCCCCCTCCACAACGACGCCCGGTTCAGGAAGCACTCCGTGCTCTCGAAAAGCGGCATCCGCTTCGAATAG